One window from the genome of Aptenodytes patagonicus chromosome 4, bAptPat1.pri.cur, whole genome shotgun sequence encodes:
- the SPP1 gene encoding osteopontin isoform X1 — protein MKVAVLCLCLISITAAWPVSKSKKHATSASSEEKYDPRGHHSHRYHHHHHVNSQSWESLQHPQNDLASPQQTLYSSEESVDVPVQPHFPDVSSKSHEDVDDDDDNDSNDTDESDEVVTSFPTDIPVTVPFSPFPFTRGDNAGRGDSVAYRVRAKATVVKPSKLRKAAKKLIVYDATEEDESALDVDSQQAGLSREDPAACRSLGKHAISREWADKSHGQDSSELDSKQRDRSMENGSRQKLDSHEAEDDSKAGVRGDSHQSMESKESQVHVSAEIPDDNSNQTTESAEDARDHHSIENNEVTL, from the exons ATGAAGGTGGCAGTTCTGTGTTTATGCCTTATCAGCATCACCGCTGCATGGCCA GTGAGTAAATCCAAGAAGCATGCCACTTCTGCCAGCTCCGAAGAAAAATAC gaCCCCAGGGGCCATCACTCACACAgataccaccaccaccaccatgtgaATTCTCAGTCTTGGGAGAGTCTGCAGCACCCACAGAATGACCTGGCATCACCTCAGCAG ACTCTTTACTCTTCAGAAGAAAGCGTGGATGTCCCAGTACAACCG CATTTTCCTGATGTGTCAAGCAAGAGCCATGAAGATGTGGATGATGACGATGATAACGATTCCAATGACACGGATGAATCCGATGAGGTTGTCACAAGTTTTCCCACAGACATTCCAGTAACTGTacccttctctcctttccctttcaccCGGGGAGACAATGCCGGCAGAGGTGACAGCGTGGCCTACAGGGTGAGAGCAAAAGCCACAGTGGTGAAGCCTAGCAAACTCCGCAAAGCTGCAAAAAAG CTCATTGTGTATGATGCCACGGAGGAGGATGAGAGCGCCCTGGATGTAGACAGCCAGCAAGCAGGGCTCTCCCGGGAGGATCCTGCTGCCTGCCGCTCCCTGGGGAAGCATGCCATCAGCAGGGAATGGGCTGACAAGAGCCATGGGCAGGACAGCAGCGAGCTGGACAGCAAGCAGCGTGACCGGAGCATGGAAAACGGCAGCCGGCAGAAACTCGACAGCCATGAGGCAGAAGATGATAGCAAGGCTGGTGTCAGAGGGGATAGCCACCAGAgcatggaaagcaaggagagcCAGGTTCACGTTTCAGCTGAGATCCCCGACGATAACAGCAATCAAACAACAGAGAGTGCCGAGGATGCTCGAGATCATCACAGCATCGAAAATAATGAAGTCACCCTTTAA
- the SPP1 gene encoding osteopontin isoform X2, translating into MKVAVLCLCLISITAAWPVSKSKKHATSASSEEKYDPRGHHSHRYHHHHHVNSQSWESLQHPQNDLASPQQHFPDVSSKSHEDVDDDDDNDSNDTDESDEVVTSFPTDIPVTVPFSPFPFTRGDNAGRGDSVAYRVRAKATVVKPSKLRKAAKKLIVYDATEEDESALDVDSQQAGLSREDPAACRSLGKHAISREWADKSHGQDSSELDSKQRDRSMENGSRQKLDSHEAEDDSKAGVRGDSHQSMESKESQVHVSAEIPDDNSNQTTESAEDARDHHSIENNEVTL; encoded by the exons ATGAAGGTGGCAGTTCTGTGTTTATGCCTTATCAGCATCACCGCTGCATGGCCA GTGAGTAAATCCAAGAAGCATGCCACTTCTGCCAGCTCCGAAGAAAAATAC gaCCCCAGGGGCCATCACTCACACAgataccaccaccaccaccatgtgaATTCTCAGTCTTGGGAGAGTCTGCAGCACCCACAGAATGACCTGGCATCACCTCAGCAG CATTTTCCTGATGTGTCAAGCAAGAGCCATGAAGATGTGGATGATGACGATGATAACGATTCCAATGACACGGATGAATCCGATGAGGTTGTCACAAGTTTTCCCACAGACATTCCAGTAACTGTacccttctctcctttccctttcaccCGGGGAGACAATGCCGGCAGAGGTGACAGCGTGGCCTACAGGGTGAGAGCAAAAGCCACAGTGGTGAAGCCTAGCAAACTCCGCAAAGCTGCAAAAAAG CTCATTGTGTATGATGCCACGGAGGAGGATGAGAGCGCCCTGGATGTAGACAGCCAGCAAGCAGGGCTCTCCCGGGAGGATCCTGCTGCCTGCCGCTCCCTGGGGAAGCATGCCATCAGCAGGGAATGGGCTGACAAGAGCCATGGGCAGGACAGCAGCGAGCTGGACAGCAAGCAGCGTGACCGGAGCATGGAAAACGGCAGCCGGCAGAAACTCGACAGCCATGAGGCAGAAGATGATAGCAAGGCTGGTGTCAGAGGGGATAGCCACCAGAgcatggaaagcaaggagagcCAGGTTCACGTTTCAGCTGAGATCCCCGACGATAACAGCAATCAAACAACAGAGAGTGCCGAGGATGCTCGAGATCATCACAGCATCGAAAATAATGAAGTCACCCTTTAA